Proteins from a single region of Candidatus Binatus sp.:
- a CDS encoding protein-L-isoaspartate(D-aspartate) O-methyltransferase yields MLDLANERLRMVKDQIAARGVHNPAVLEAMRRVPREAFLPDQLAEFAYQDTPLPIEADQTISQPYIVALMIESVAPRASDRALEIGTGSGYAAAVLSEVVGEVYTVERHEQLAKLATRRLDSLAYSNVKVLHGDGTLGWPEHAPYDVILVTAGGPQVPKALLQQLAIGGRLIIPVGDTSRLQRLVRVTRTSEDQFDDEDLGEVQFVPLIGAEGWDAGLAKGERPSTQRSRPVTIAKLIRETAEPITDIEQADVSSLIDRIGDARIVLLGEATHGTSEFYRMRARITKELILRHGFNFVAVEADWPDAARVNQYVRHAPVRQEQWKAFTRFPTWMWRNHEALDLIEWLRAWNAEVQEPEHRASFYGLDLYSLFTSIDAVITYLSGVDPAMAEVARRRYGCLSPWEHDPAVYGRAVLSGRYRDCEAAGVAMLRDMLNRRIEYSQRDGDRFFDAAQNARLAAAAERYYRVMYYGSVESWNLRDQHMFDTLERLLEFHGPGSKGIVWEHNSHVGDAAATEMGARGEHNIGQLSRARFAESAFLVGFGTDHGTVAAASDWDGPMEVKRVRPSHEASYERLCHDSEVKAFMLHLRDPVRQAVRDELEAARLERAIGVIYRPESELQSHYFQACLPRQFDEYIWFDETRAVSPLPSVVAPGVPETFPFGV; encoded by the coding sequence ATGCTTGACCTGGCAAACGAACGCCTTCGGATGGTCAAAGATCAGATCGCCGCGCGCGGAGTGCACAATCCGGCAGTGCTCGAGGCGATGCGACGTGTCCCTCGCGAGGCTTTCCTGCCGGATCAACTCGCCGAGTTCGCATACCAGGATACGCCCTTGCCGATCGAGGCCGACCAGACCATTTCGCAGCCCTACATCGTCGCCCTGATGATCGAGAGCGTCGCGCCGCGCGCGAGTGATCGCGCGCTGGAGATAGGAACCGGCTCCGGATACGCGGCGGCGGTGCTATCGGAGGTCGTTGGCGAGGTCTATACCGTCGAGCGCCACGAGCAACTGGCCAAACTGGCAACGAGACGTTTGGACAGTTTGGCATACTCGAACGTAAAGGTTCTTCATGGCGACGGCACCCTCGGCTGGCCCGAGCATGCTCCCTACGACGTGATCCTGGTGACCGCCGGCGGTCCGCAGGTGCCCAAGGCGTTGCTGCAACAACTGGCGATCGGCGGCCGCCTGATCATCCCGGTAGGCGATACCTCGCGACTGCAACGTTTGGTTCGAGTTACCCGGACTAGCGAGGACCAGTTCGATGACGAGGATCTTGGCGAGGTCCAATTCGTCCCATTGATCGGTGCCGAGGGCTGGGACGCCGGCCTCGCCAAAGGCGAGCGCCCGTCTACTCAGCGCAGCCGTCCAGTGACGATCGCCAAGCTGATCCGCGAGACGGCCGAGCCTATCACAGACATCGAGCAGGCCGACGTGAGCTCCTTGATTGACCGGATAGGCGATGCTCGAATCGTTCTGCTCGGCGAGGCGACCCACGGAACCTCGGAGTTCTACCGCATGCGCGCTCGCATCACCAAAGAACTGATCTTGCGCCACGGCTTCAACTTCGTCGCCGTTGAGGCTGATTGGCCCGATGCCGCGCGAGTCAACCAGTATGTGCGCCATGCTCCGGTGCGCCAGGAACAATGGAAGGCCTTCACCCGGTTCCCGACCTGGATGTGGCGAAACCATGAAGCGTTGGACCTGATCGAGTGGCTTCGCGCCTGGAACGCAGAGGTGCAAGAACCGGAGCACCGTGCAAGCTTCTACGGGCTGGATCTATACAGCCTCTTCACTTCGATCGATGCGGTTATCACCTATCTGAGCGGCGTCGATCCGGCGATGGCCGAGGTCGCGAGGCGCCGGTACGGATGCCTCAGTCCCTGGGAACATGATCCCGCAGTGTACGGGCGGGCCGTGCTCAGCGGGCGCTATAGAGACTGCGAAGCCGCAGGTGTTGCGATGCTGCGCGACATGCTGAATCGGCGAATCGAGTACTCACAGCGCGACGGCGATCGCTTCTTCGACGCCGCGCAGAATGCTCGATTAGCGGCCGCGGCGGAGCGCTATTACCGCGTGATGTACTACGGATCGGTCGAATCATGGAATCTGCGCGATCAGCACATGTTCGATACCCTCGAGCGACTGCTGGAGTTCCACGGTCCCGGCAGCAAAGGCATCGTCTGGGAACATAACTCACACGTTGGCGACGCGGCGGCTACGGAGATGGGCGCGCGTGGTGAACACAACATTGGACAGCTATCGCGCGCACGGTTCGCCGAGTCGGCATTTCTGGTTGGCTTCGGTACCGACCACGGCACTGTCGCGGCCGCCTCGGACTGGGACGGGCCGATGGAGGTTAAACGGGTGCGGCCGTCGCACGAGGCCAGTTACGAGCGGCTATGCCACGACTCCGAGGTCAAAGCCTTCATGTTGCATCTTAGGGATCCGGTGAGACAGGCGGTTCGCGACGAACTGGAAGCGGCCCGCCTCGAACGCGCGATCGGCGTAATCTATCGGCCCGAATCCGAACTCCAAAGCCACTATTTCCAGGCTTGTTTGCCCCGACAATTCGACGAGTACATCTGGTTCGATGAAACGCGTGCAGTTTCGCCGCTTCCATCGGTCGTCGCCCCTGGAGTCCCGGAGACGTTTCCGTTCG